The following proteins come from a genomic window of Drosophila sulfurigaster albostrigata strain 15112-1811.04 chromosome X, ASM2355843v2, whole genome shotgun sequence:
- the LOC133847550 gene encoding sodium/potassium/calcium exchanger 3 isoform X2, whose protein sequence is MYINFNAILEEEFDENFLRSPNRDNLNCTPPDIIEFPNFMRKKNVGYVIISILISLYLFLILAIVCDDYLVPAMERLCYGMRMSYDVAGATFLAAATSAPELFVSIVGTCVTKGDIGVGTIVGSSVFNVLGIAAFCGIFVSAATQMDWWPITRDTFWYMVSILLLFGVLYDSKVVVYEAVGLLSFYILYIVALACDRRLQGLVGKQFDEDNIMKENPLEREEDPLKTFKETIMERPDPEAKLIVKIWWAIKYPAVVLLAITTPSARSIFPLSMLLAVIWISIISYFITWLLTIVGYNIGIPDSIMGLTVIAIGTSVPEIISSYIVCTKGYGSMAMCNAIGSNTFDIFICLGLPWTIMILYTGKNILINSQGLSITTGLLIGTGLLVYICFLITKFSLNKFVGWCSFIMYVIFLVVSSYIEVVTLPEVCDIESEDYAFLNYE, encoded by the exons ATGTATATCAACTTTAATGCAATACTCGAAGAAGAATTCG ATGAAAACTTTCTACGTTCTCCCAATAGAGATAACTTAAACTGTACGCCTCCAGATATTATAGAGTTTCCAAATTTTATGCGAAAGAAAAACGTTGGCTATGTCATTATATCGATATTAATCAGCCTATATCTATTCCTCATACTAGCAATAGTGTGTGATGATTATCTGGTCCCAGCTATGGAACGTTTATGTTACG GAATGCGAATGTCATATGATGTTGCTGGGGCAACATTTTTGGCGGCTGCAACCTCGGCACCAGAGCTCTTTGTGTCCATCGTGGGCACATGTGTCACCAAAGGAGATATCGGAGTGGGAACTATCGTTGGCTCATCCGTATTCAATGTGCTTGGTATAGCGgcattttgcggtattttcgTAAGCGCG GCAACTCAAATGGACTGGTGGCCAATAACTCGAGATACTTTCTGGTACATGGTATCCATATTACTGCTCTTCGGGGTTCTGTACGATTCGAAAGTGGTGGTATATGAGGCAGTTGGTCTGCTGTCATTCTATATCCTCTACATAGTTGCATTGGCATGTGATCGCCGTCTGCAAGGCCTAGTTGGAA aGCAATTCGATGAAGATAATATAATGAAAGAGAATCCCCTGGAGCGAGAGGAAGATCCTCTGAAAACATTCAAGGAGACAATTATGGAAAGACCTGACCCAGAGGCTAAATTGATCGTAAAAATTTGGTGGGCTATCAAATACCCAGCCGTTGTATTGCTGGCCATAACAACGCCAAGTGCTCGCTCAATATTCCCCTTGAGTATGTTATTGGCGGTGATATGGATCAGCATTATATCGTACTTTATAACTTGGTTACTCACCATTGTGGGCTACAATATTGGGATACCAGATTCAATCATGGGACTGACCGTGATTGCAATCGGAACAAGTGTGCCTGAAATTATTTCCTCCTATATAGTCTGCACGAAAG GATACGGCTCTATGGCCATGTGCAATGCAATTGGATCCAACACCTTCGATATTTTCATCTGCCTGGGACTGCCATGGACAATTATGATATTGTATACCGGCAAAAACATTCTAATTAATTCACAGGGCCTCTCAATTACCACCGGACTGCTGATTGGAACCGGACTCTTGGTTTACATATGCTTTCTTATCACCAAGTTTTCCCTTAACAAATTTGTCGGCTGGTGCAGTTTCATTATGTATGTCATATTTTTGGTCGTGTCATCTTATATCGAGGTCGTAACGCTACCGGAGGTCTGCGATATTGAATCCGAGGATTATGCGTTCCTAAACTATGAATAA
- the LOC133847550 gene encoding sodium/potassium/calcium exchanger 3 isoform X1, with protein MYINFNAILEEEFDENFLRSPNRDNLNCTPPDIIEFPNFMRKKNVGYVIISILISLYLFLILAIVCDDYLVPAMERLCYGMRMSYDVAGATFLAAATSAPELFVSIVGTCVTKGDIGVGTIVGSSVFNVLGIAAFCGIFVSAVRKQATQMDWWPITRDTFWYMVSILLLFGVLYDSKVVVYEAVGLLSFYILYIVALACDRRLQGLVGKQFDEDNIMKENPLEREEDPLKTFKETIMERPDPEAKLIVKIWWAIKYPAVVLLAITTPSARSIFPLSMLLAVIWISIISYFITWLLTIVGYNIGIPDSIMGLTVIAIGTSVPEIISSYIVCTKGYGSMAMCNAIGSNTFDIFICLGLPWTIMILYTGKNILINSQGLSITTGLLIGTGLLVYICFLITKFSLNKFVGWCSFIMYVIFLVVSSYIEVVTLPEVCDIESEDYAFLNYE; from the exons ATGTATATCAACTTTAATGCAATACTCGAAGAAGAATTCG ATGAAAACTTTCTACGTTCTCCCAATAGAGATAACTTAAACTGTACGCCTCCAGATATTATAGAGTTTCCAAATTTTATGCGAAAGAAAAACGTTGGCTATGTCATTATATCGATATTAATCAGCCTATATCTATTCCTCATACTAGCAATAGTGTGTGATGATTATCTGGTCCCAGCTATGGAACGTTTATGTTACG GAATGCGAATGTCATATGATGTTGCTGGGGCAACATTTTTGGCGGCTGCAACCTCGGCACCAGAGCTCTTTGTGTCCATCGTGGGCACATGTGTCACCAAAGGAGATATCGGAGTGGGAACTATCGTTGGCTCATCCGTATTCAATGTGCTTGGTATAGCGgcattttgcggtattttcgTAAGCGCGGTAAGAAAGCAA GCAACTCAAATGGACTGGTGGCCAATAACTCGAGATACTTTCTGGTACATGGTATCCATATTACTGCTCTTCGGGGTTCTGTACGATTCGAAAGTGGTGGTATATGAGGCAGTTGGTCTGCTGTCATTCTATATCCTCTACATAGTTGCATTGGCATGTGATCGCCGTCTGCAAGGCCTAGTTGGAA aGCAATTCGATGAAGATAATATAATGAAAGAGAATCCCCTGGAGCGAGAGGAAGATCCTCTGAAAACATTCAAGGAGACAATTATGGAAAGACCTGACCCAGAGGCTAAATTGATCGTAAAAATTTGGTGGGCTATCAAATACCCAGCCGTTGTATTGCTGGCCATAACAACGCCAAGTGCTCGCTCAATATTCCCCTTGAGTATGTTATTGGCGGTGATATGGATCAGCATTATATCGTACTTTATAACTTGGTTACTCACCATTGTGGGCTACAATATTGGGATACCAGATTCAATCATGGGACTGACCGTGATTGCAATCGGAACAAGTGTGCCTGAAATTATTTCCTCCTATATAGTCTGCACGAAAG GATACGGCTCTATGGCCATGTGCAATGCAATTGGATCCAACACCTTCGATATTTTCATCTGCCTGGGACTGCCATGGACAATTATGATATTGTATACCGGCAAAAACATTCTAATTAATTCACAGGGCCTCTCAATTACCACCGGACTGCTGATTGGAACCGGACTCTTGGTTTACATATGCTTTCTTATCACCAAGTTTTCCCTTAACAAATTTGTCGGCTGGTGCAGTTTCATTATGTATGTCATATTTTTGGTCGTGTCATCTTATATCGAGGTCGTAACGCTACCGGAGGTCTGCGATATTGAATCCGAGGATTATGCGTTCCTAAACTATGAATAA
- the LOC133847544 gene encoding sodium/potassium/calcium exchanger 3 isoform X1, whose protein sequence is MEDYWGLSSTTDINCTLPAIDDFPRDLFTEAQRQSGAVVLHVIASLYLFVALAVVCDEYFVPAVEKICAALNMSNDVAGATFMAAATSAPELFVNVIGTFITEGDIGVGTIVGSAVFNILAVAACCGIGAGMTIPLDWWPLTRDSIAYGVTVAILICVMHDERVEWYEALILVSLYAVYLAVMYFDKSFQKCAKGGVKQARSRSRSSNCSIHTKNSNEKEPELVENRICQNMASIQLNGGLNNDQSKAGSNTTTTTTAGLGGGGGVVAAVSSGPAAGGVGGGGGGGGGTGVGVGVAAIGPIVSVSAVVDNADPESQLAAVAAVAAAAAAAGEEQEQEGYSLFTYPKGTSCFAQFTWLIIWPIHLLFRIAIPDCKKDKSNRIFPLTFFMCIVWIGSLSYVVAWMITIIGDTLKIPDSVMGITFLAAGTSVPEAVSSVIVAKRGHGSMGICNSIGSNTFDILLCLGVPWLIKAVFFPILPGQNYVAINSAGLEYSAITLLSTLFLLYLTFSMNKFKLDKKVGIACLVIYLVFMVFASLIELNVFFRVNLPTCGRS, encoded by the exons ATGGAAGACTATTGGGGTCTTAGCAGCACTACGG ATATAAATTGCACTCTGCCCGCCATTGATGATTTCCCCAGAGATCTATTCACGGAGGCGCAAAGACAGTCCGGTGCTGTTGTACTTCATGTTATAGccagtttatatttatttgtagcaTTAGCAGTAGTATGTGATGAGTACTTTGTGCCAGCTGTCGAGAAAATCTGTGCAG CACTCAACATGTCCAACGATGTGGCGGGCGCCACGTTTATGGCAGCGGCCACATCGGCGCCGGAGCTGTTCGTCAATGTGATAGGCACATTCATCACAGAGGGCGACATTGGTGTTGGCACCATTGTTGGCTCTGCGGTGTTCAACATACTCGCTGTTGCCGCCTGTTGTGGCATCGGTGCCGGCATG ACTATACCGCTGGACTGGTGGCCTCTGACGCGAGACAGCATCGCCTATGGAGTTACAGTCGCCATCCTAATCTGTGTGATGCACGATGAGCGCGTCGAGTGGTACGAGGCTCTCATTCTGGTATCGCTCTATGCCGTCTATTTGGCAGTCATGTATTTCGACAAATCTTTCCAAAAGTGCGCCAAAG GTGGCGTTAAGCAGGCGCGTTCGCGCAGCCGCTCCTCCAACTGCAGCATACACACAAAGAACAGCAATGAGAAGGAACCAG AACTTGTAGAGAATCGCATCTGCCAGAACATGGCAAGCATTCAGCTGAATGGCGGCCTCAACAACGATCAGTCCAAGGCGGGCAGCAAtaccacaaccacaaccacagctGGCTTAGGCGGTGGTGGAGGCGTCGTTGCAGCTGTTAGCAGCGGTCCAGCTGCAGGAGGagtaggaggaggaggcggtggcggtggaggaactggcgttggcgttggtgTGGCAGCAATCGGACCCATTGTCTCGGTCTCGGCTGTTGTGGACAATGCGGATCCTGAGTCCCAGCTCGCTGCGGTAGCTGCGGTGGCtgcggcggcagctgctgcgggTGAGGAGCAGGAACAGGAGGGTTATTCGCTGTTCACATATCCAAAGGGTACGAGTTGTTTTGCCCAGTTCACGTGGCTGATCATTTGGCCCATCCATCTGCTCTTCCGCATCGCGATACCCGATTGCAAAAAGGACAAGAGCAACAGGATCTTCCCATTGACTTTCTTCATGTGCATTGTGTGGATCGGATCGCTCTCCTATGTGGTCGCGTGGATGATAACCATTATTG GCGACACACTTAAGATACCCGATTCGGTGATGGGAATTACGTTTTTGGCCGCCGGCACCAGCGTTCCCGAGGCAGTGTCCAGTGTGATTGTGGCCAAACGCG gtCACGGATCGATGGGAATATGCAATTCAATTGGATCGAATACGTTCGATATATTATTGTGCCTGGGCGTGCCGTGGCTGATAAAGGCGGTGTTTTTCCCCATACTGCCGGGACAGAATTATGTGGCGATCAATTCAGCGGGCTTGGAATATTCGGCGATCACATTGCTGTCGACGCTGTTTCTGCTCTATTTGACATTCTCGATGAACAAGTTCAAGCTGGACAAGAAAGTGGGCATCGCCTGTTTGGTGATCTATTTGGTATTTATGGTATTTGCCTCGCTCATTGAGCTCAATGTGTTCTTTCGCGTCAATCTGCCAACCTGCGGACGATCATGA
- the LOC133847544 gene encoding sodium/potassium/calcium exchanger 3 isoform X3 → MEDYWGLSSTTDINCTLPAIDDFPRDLFTEAQRQSGAVVLHVIASLYLFVALAVVCDEYFVPAVEKICAALNMSNDVAGATFMAAATSAPELFVNVIGTFITEGDIGVGTIVGSAVFNILAVAACCGIGAGMTIPLDWWPLTRDSIAYGVTVAILICVMHDERVEWYEALILVSLYAVYLAVMYFDKSFQKCAKELVENRICQNMASIQLNGGLNNDQSKAGSNTTTTTTAGLGGGGGVVAAVSSGPAAGGVGGGGGGGGGTGVGVGVAAIGPIVSVSAVVDNADPESQLAAVAAVAAAAAAAGEEQEQEGYSLFTYPKGTSCFAQFTWLIIWPIHLLFRIAIPDCKKDKSNRIFPLTFFMCIVWIGSLSYVVAWMITIIGDTLKIPDSVMGITFLAAGTSVPEAVSSVIVAKRGHGSMGICNSIGSNTFDILLCLGVPWLIKAVFFPILPGQNYVAINSAGLEYSAITLLSTLFLLYLTFSMNKFKLDKKVGIACLVIYLVFMVFASLIELNVFFRVNLPTCGRS, encoded by the exons ATGGAAGACTATTGGGGTCTTAGCAGCACTACGG ATATAAATTGCACTCTGCCCGCCATTGATGATTTCCCCAGAGATCTATTCACGGAGGCGCAAAGACAGTCCGGTGCTGTTGTACTTCATGTTATAGccagtttatatttatttgtagcaTTAGCAGTAGTATGTGATGAGTACTTTGTGCCAGCTGTCGAGAAAATCTGTGCAG CACTCAACATGTCCAACGATGTGGCGGGCGCCACGTTTATGGCAGCGGCCACATCGGCGCCGGAGCTGTTCGTCAATGTGATAGGCACATTCATCACAGAGGGCGACATTGGTGTTGGCACCATTGTTGGCTCTGCGGTGTTCAACATACTCGCTGTTGCCGCCTGTTGTGGCATCGGTGCCGGCATG ACTATACCGCTGGACTGGTGGCCTCTGACGCGAGACAGCATCGCCTATGGAGTTACAGTCGCCATCCTAATCTGTGTGATGCACGATGAGCGCGTCGAGTGGTACGAGGCTCTCATTCTGGTATCGCTCTATGCCGTCTATTTGGCAGTCATGTATTTCGACAAATCTTTCCAAAAGTGCGCCAAAG AACTTGTAGAGAATCGCATCTGCCAGAACATGGCAAGCATTCAGCTGAATGGCGGCCTCAACAACGATCAGTCCAAGGCGGGCAGCAAtaccacaaccacaaccacagctGGCTTAGGCGGTGGTGGAGGCGTCGTTGCAGCTGTTAGCAGCGGTCCAGCTGCAGGAGGagtaggaggaggaggcggtggcggtggaggaactggcgttggcgttggtgTGGCAGCAATCGGACCCATTGTCTCGGTCTCGGCTGTTGTGGACAATGCGGATCCTGAGTCCCAGCTCGCTGCGGTAGCTGCGGTGGCtgcggcggcagctgctgcgggTGAGGAGCAGGAACAGGAGGGTTATTCGCTGTTCACATATCCAAAGGGTACGAGTTGTTTTGCCCAGTTCACGTGGCTGATCATTTGGCCCATCCATCTGCTCTTCCGCATCGCGATACCCGATTGCAAAAAGGACAAGAGCAACAGGATCTTCCCATTGACTTTCTTCATGTGCATTGTGTGGATCGGATCGCTCTCCTATGTGGTCGCGTGGATGATAACCATTATTG GCGACACACTTAAGATACCCGATTCGGTGATGGGAATTACGTTTTTGGCCGCCGGCACCAGCGTTCCCGAGGCAGTGTCCAGTGTGATTGTGGCCAAACGCG gtCACGGATCGATGGGAATATGCAATTCAATTGGATCGAATACGTTCGATATATTATTGTGCCTGGGCGTGCCGTGGCTGATAAAGGCGGTGTTTTTCCCCATACTGCCGGGACAGAATTATGTGGCGATCAATTCAGCGGGCTTGGAATATTCGGCGATCACATTGCTGTCGACGCTGTTTCTGCTCTATTTGACATTCTCGATGAACAAGTTCAAGCTGGACAAGAAAGTGGGCATCGCCTGTTTGGTGATCTATTTGGTATTTATGGTATTTGCCTCGCTCATTGAGCTCAATGTGTTCTTTCGCGTCAATCTGCCAACCTGCGGACGATCATGA
- the LOC133847544 gene encoding sodium/potassium/calcium exchanger 3 isoform X2 has translation MKYINCTLPAIDDFPRDLFTEAQRQSGAVVLHVIASLYLFVALAVVCDEYFVPAVEKICAALNMSNDVAGATFMAAATSAPELFVNVIGTFITEGDIGVGTIVGSAVFNILAVAACCGIGAGMTIPLDWWPLTRDSIAYGVTVAILICVMHDERVEWYEALILVSLYAVYLAVMYFDKSFQKCAKGGVKQARSRSRSSNCSIHTKNSNEKEPELVENRICQNMASIQLNGGLNNDQSKAGSNTTTTTTAGLGGGGGVVAAVSSGPAAGGVGGGGGGGGGTGVGVGVAAIGPIVSVSAVVDNADPESQLAAVAAVAAAAAAAGEEQEQEGYSLFTYPKGTSCFAQFTWLIIWPIHLLFRIAIPDCKKDKSNRIFPLTFFMCIVWIGSLSYVVAWMITIIGDTLKIPDSVMGITFLAAGTSVPEAVSSVIVAKRGHGSMGICNSIGSNTFDILLCLGVPWLIKAVFFPILPGQNYVAINSAGLEYSAITLLSTLFLLYLTFSMNKFKLDKKVGIACLVIYLVFMVFASLIELNVFFRVNLPTCGRS, from the exons ATGAAAT ATATAAATTGCACTCTGCCCGCCATTGATGATTTCCCCAGAGATCTATTCACGGAGGCGCAAAGACAGTCCGGTGCTGTTGTACTTCATGTTATAGccagtttatatttatttgtagcaTTAGCAGTAGTATGTGATGAGTACTTTGTGCCAGCTGTCGAGAAAATCTGTGCAG CACTCAACATGTCCAACGATGTGGCGGGCGCCACGTTTATGGCAGCGGCCACATCGGCGCCGGAGCTGTTCGTCAATGTGATAGGCACATTCATCACAGAGGGCGACATTGGTGTTGGCACCATTGTTGGCTCTGCGGTGTTCAACATACTCGCTGTTGCCGCCTGTTGTGGCATCGGTGCCGGCATG ACTATACCGCTGGACTGGTGGCCTCTGACGCGAGACAGCATCGCCTATGGAGTTACAGTCGCCATCCTAATCTGTGTGATGCACGATGAGCGCGTCGAGTGGTACGAGGCTCTCATTCTGGTATCGCTCTATGCCGTCTATTTGGCAGTCATGTATTTCGACAAATCTTTCCAAAAGTGCGCCAAAG GTGGCGTTAAGCAGGCGCGTTCGCGCAGCCGCTCCTCCAACTGCAGCATACACACAAAGAACAGCAATGAGAAGGAACCAG AACTTGTAGAGAATCGCATCTGCCAGAACATGGCAAGCATTCAGCTGAATGGCGGCCTCAACAACGATCAGTCCAAGGCGGGCAGCAAtaccacaaccacaaccacagctGGCTTAGGCGGTGGTGGAGGCGTCGTTGCAGCTGTTAGCAGCGGTCCAGCTGCAGGAGGagtaggaggaggaggcggtggcggtggaggaactggcgttggcgttggtgTGGCAGCAATCGGACCCATTGTCTCGGTCTCGGCTGTTGTGGACAATGCGGATCCTGAGTCCCAGCTCGCTGCGGTAGCTGCGGTGGCtgcggcggcagctgctgcgggTGAGGAGCAGGAACAGGAGGGTTATTCGCTGTTCACATATCCAAAGGGTACGAGTTGTTTTGCCCAGTTCACGTGGCTGATCATTTGGCCCATCCATCTGCTCTTCCGCATCGCGATACCCGATTGCAAAAAGGACAAGAGCAACAGGATCTTCCCATTGACTTTCTTCATGTGCATTGTGTGGATCGGATCGCTCTCCTATGTGGTCGCGTGGATGATAACCATTATTG GCGACACACTTAAGATACCCGATTCGGTGATGGGAATTACGTTTTTGGCCGCCGGCACCAGCGTTCCCGAGGCAGTGTCCAGTGTGATTGTGGCCAAACGCG gtCACGGATCGATGGGAATATGCAATTCAATTGGATCGAATACGTTCGATATATTATTGTGCCTGGGCGTGCCGTGGCTGATAAAGGCGGTGTTTTTCCCCATACTGCCGGGACAGAATTATGTGGCGATCAATTCAGCGGGCTTGGAATATTCGGCGATCACATTGCTGTCGACGCTGTTTCTGCTCTATTTGACATTCTCGATGAACAAGTTCAAGCTGGACAAGAAAGTGGGCATCGCCTGTTTGGTGATCTATTTGGTATTTATGGTATTTGCCTCGCTCATTGAGCTCAATGTGTTCTTTCGCGTCAATCTGCCAACCTGCGGACGATCATGA